The window AACGCCCTGCTCGGCAAGATCAATTCCGCCACCATGCTGCAGATTCACTCGCAGCAGGACACCAACCAGATCCTCGCAGCCGAGGCCGCGCAGCAGGCGCTCGATGAAAAGGAGCAACTGGACGAGCGCAATCGGCTCATGAACCAGTCGATCTACTTCCAGCAAACCTTTCCCACGCTGATCGAGAGCATGACCTCCGGCGTGAGCGATGCCATCCACTCCGTCTCCCTTTCAACGACAGGACACTGAGCCATGCAGCCAAACCCCTTTACCGCCCTGAACCAGGCGGTCAGTCAACTGATCACTTCGAACAGTGCCACGTTGCAGGCCACGGGACTCAACATCTTCCGCGGCCTGGCCGTGATCCTGATTGCCTGGTTCGGGATCAAGTCCGCCCTGTCCGCCTCGCAGGGGCATGGCGGCGGATTCCATTTCGCCAAATTCGCCGACCTGATTCTGATGATCTCCTTCGGGTTGGGGATGCTGACGTATTACTCCGCACCGATCCCAGGCGTGGGCTACAGCTTCTCGGACCTTGTCACGAAAGAGGCCCAAAACATCTCCAACCAGATCGAGTCCGACCAGACGCAGCAGATCGCCAACACCATCGTCAACGCGGAGGAGCAGCTTGGGGCGCCTCCCGGCAAGTACAGCATCCTCGAAGACCTGACCTACCTTCTGATCGCTGTGATTCTTGCCGCGATGGAGGCCGTAGCCTTCGCCGTCATCGCCTACGGCATGGTCGCTTCAGCGGTCTGCGTACTGATCGGGCCGATGTTCATTCCGTGGTTTATCGTGCCGAAGATGGACTGGCTCTTCTGGGGATGGTTCAAAGCATTCCTAGGCTTCAGCTTCTACCAAGTCGTTGCCGCCGCCTTCATCTTCGTTTTCTCGAAGGTGCTGCTCGGGATGCTGGCCGTCATCGGCCCACTGTCGCTTTCCAATGCCTTCACTATTCTGCCCGCTTTGCTGGTAACGCTGTTTGTTTGCATCTACGGGCTGATCAAAATCCCGGAGCTGACCGCGTCGATTCTCGGAGGTCGTTCCGGTTCCTGGGTAAACCCACTGGGGTAATTCGCCATGACAAAGACGCGAGATCCATTTCCGATCACCGAGGCCGGCCAGAAATTCCTCGAAGCCTATGGGGAGCCGGTCGTGACCAACACGTATTTGAAGGTTGCCATCTTGGTGCTCGCCGTAGTCTCCAGCATCTGTTTGTTCCTTCTTTACCGGGCCCAGACCGCCGCGCTGCAACTCAAGCCGCTGATTATCTCCGTAACCGACTCCGGGCGCGGACAGGTGATGCGCTATGACGACTTCCACTCGATTCCTATCGAGCGCGTCAGCAAGTACTACCTGGCACGCTGGGCCGGACTGTATTACGGACGCAATCACTCGACTCTGCATCGCGATTTCGCCGAGTCGTTGAACTTCTTCTCCAACGACCTGCAGGGTGCGACGCTCTCCCAGGTTCGCAAGTC of the Terriglobia bacterium genome contains:
- a CDS encoding type IV secretion system protein; translated protein: MQPNPFTALNQAVSQLITSNSATLQATGLNIFRGLAVILIAWFGIKSALSASQGHGGGFHFAKFADLILMISFGLGMLTYYSAPIPGVGYSFSDLVTKEAQNISNQIESDQTQQIANTIVNAEEQLGAPPGKYSILEDLTYLLIAVILAAMEAVAFAVIAYGMVASAVCVLIGPMFIPWFIVPKMDWLFWGWFKAFLGFSFYQVVAAAFIFVFSKVLLGMLAVIGPLSLSNAFTILPALLVTLFVCIYGLIKIPELTASILGGRSGSWVNPLG
- a CDS encoding VirB8/TrbF family protein, producing the protein MTKTRDPFPITEAGQKFLEAYGEPVVTNTYLKVAILVLAVVSSICLFLLYRAQTAALQLKPLIISVTDSGRGQVMRYDDFHSIPIERVSKYYLARWAGLYYGRNHSTLHRDFAESLNFFSNDLQGATLSQVRKSNTLDSFLLDPGQPNVDIEIKAVMLEDTRQAPYRAHVEFEKVFHSIGDQQEQRRERWTANVVYGFRDEVPNQMLLSNPLGLVISYCREDQAFDK